From one Candidatus Dormiibacterota bacterium genomic stretch:
- the yqeK gene encoding bis(5'-nucleosyl)-tetraphosphatase (symmetrical) YqeK: MGRQSQRRVFPEPPPRAPIAFRTAVARLRYAELARGVRAHLGQRHRYAHTVRVARCAELLARRHGLDTRKARLAGMLHDLARLYSAEQLVRECEERRMPIDAFERAHPIVLHARLGAIIARESFGVCDQSILDAIAKHTVAAETMSPLDCVLYLADGLEPARSFPERAAHWALAQNDLNAAMRATLASSLAYLHRKGIPVAPQTAAAARAFGLTNEEALPSRN, from the coding sequence GTGGGCCGGCAATCTCAAAGGCGAGTTTTTCCGGAGCCGCCTCCGCGCGCTCCGATCGCGTTTCGAACAGCGGTAGCGCGGCTGCGGTATGCGGAACTCGCGCGCGGCGTTCGTGCGCACCTCGGCCAGCGCCATCGTTACGCACACACCGTCCGCGTCGCGCGGTGCGCCGAGTTGCTCGCCCGGCGCCACGGGCTGGATACGCGCAAGGCACGCTTAGCCGGAATGCTCCACGACCTGGCCCGGCTGTACTCCGCGGAGCAGCTGGTGCGCGAGTGCGAGGAGCGGCGTATGCCGATCGACGCATTCGAGCGAGCCCACCCGATCGTTTTGCACGCGCGGTTGGGCGCGATCATCGCCCGCGAATCGTTCGGCGTTTGCGACCAAAGCATTTTGGACGCGATCGCGAAACACACGGTTGCGGCCGAAACGATGTCGCCGCTCGATTGCGTGCTATATCTGGCCGACGGGCTCGAACCCGCCCGCAGTTTCCCCGAGCGAGCGGCTCATTGGGCGCTCGCCCAGAACGATCTCAACGCGGCGATGCGCGCAACCCTTGCCTCGTCGCTCGCGTATTTACACCGGAAGGGAATCCCGGTCGCCCCGCAAACCGCGGCGGCCGCCCGAGCCTTCGGGCTCACCAACGAGGAGGCACTACCATCGCGGAATTGA
- a CDS encoding peptidase S10 → MKPLRVVLAAALAASCIGPAFAADAPQPPKAAKPPQVSAGAPDAVTHHSISVNGKTLNYTARAGTITLRNNAQEPTARMFYVAYTLDGVSPAGRPVTFFYNGGPGSSTVWLHMASFGPMRLDAPNAQAAGNPPYKLAPNPYTLLDKTDEVFIDAPGTGFGRLIGAGKPKEFYGVDQDAKAFSQFIQSYLTNFNRWNSPKFLFGESYGTTRSAALSSVLEDAGVQLNGIVLQSSILNFDLDWATNFSPVSIGGGDWAYPLYLPSEAAIAWYHNALPNRPANLPAFLQQVQHFAMTEYLQGLAEGAQLPSNQFNDIVNKLHQYTGLSTQYIRDSNLRIQYGRFESQLLRNRGEVVGRLDARYKTYTLDGAGGSPAWDPADVAMTPIFTALFNSYVRNDLQYHPTVPYRIVNYGQELRSWDFKHNGSEPTNVAPDLAQAMTQDPHLHVFSANGYYDLATPYFATVYTLDHLNLNPQLQKNISYGFYQSGHMIYMNTPALAKYKSDLDAWYDRVLR, encoded by the coding sequence ATGAAACCGCTGCGCGTGGTGCTTGCCGCCGCGCTCGCAGCTTCGTGTATCGGCCCGGCCTTTGCCGCCGACGCACCCCAACCGCCCAAGGCCGCTAAGCCGCCGCAAGTCTCGGCGGGGGCGCCGGATGCCGTCACCCACCATTCCATCTCGGTGAACGGCAAAACGCTGAACTACACGGCACGCGCCGGCACGATCACGCTGCGCAACAACGCGCAAGAGCCGACCGCGCGGATGTTCTACGTCGCCTACACCCTCGACGGCGTCAGCCCGGCGGGGCGTCCGGTGACGTTCTTCTACAACGGTGGCCCCGGCAGTTCCACCGTTTGGTTGCACATGGCTTCGTTCGGACCGATGCGTTTGGACGCACCCAACGCGCAAGCCGCCGGAAATCCGCCCTATAAACTGGCTCCCAACCCGTACACGCTGCTCGACAAGACGGACGAAGTCTTTATCGACGCGCCGGGCACCGGCTTCGGGCGCTTGATCGGTGCCGGAAAGCCGAAAGAGTTCTATGGCGTCGATCAGGACGCGAAGGCCTTCTCGCAGTTCATTCAGTCCTACCTGACCAACTTCAATCGTTGGAATTCGCCGAAGTTTCTCTTTGGCGAGAGCTACGGCACGACGCGCTCGGCGGCGCTTTCGAGCGTCCTCGAAGACGCGGGCGTTCAACTGAACGGCATCGTGCTGCAATCCTCGATCTTGAATTTCGATCTGGATTGGGCGACGAATTTCTCGCCGGTTTCGATCGGCGGCGGCGATTGGGCGTACCCGCTCTATCTGCCTTCGGAAGCCGCGATTGCGTGGTATCACAACGCGCTACCGAACCGGCCGGCTAACCTGCCCGCGTTTCTGCAGCAAGTCCAACACTTCGCGATGACGGAGTATCTGCAGGGCCTTGCGGAGGGCGCGCAGCTGCCGTCCAACCAATTCAACGACATCGTCAATAAACTGCACCAATACACGGGCCTCTCGACGCAATACATCCGCGATTCGAATCTGCGCATTCAGTACGGGCGTTTCGAATCGCAGCTTTTGCGCAACCGCGGGGAAGTGGTTGGGCGCTTGGACGCGCGGTATAAGACGTATACGCTCGACGGTGCCGGCGGGTCGCCCGCGTGGGACCCCGCCGATGTCGCGATGACCCCGATCTTCACCGCGCTCTTCAACAGCTACGTTCGTAACGACTTGCAGTACCACCCCACGGTGCCGTACCGTATCGTCAATTACGGGCAAGAACTCCGTTCGTGGGATTTCAAGCACAACGGTTCCGAGCCGACCAACGTCGCCCCGGATCTGGCCCAGGCGATGACGCAAGACCCGCACCTGCACGTCTTCTCCGCGAACGGATACTACGATTTAGCGACGCCGTATTTCGCGACGGTGTACACGCTCGATCACCTCAATCTCAACCCGCAACTGCAGAAGAACATCAGCTACGGCTTCTACCAGTCCGGACACATGATCTACATGAACACTCCGGCTTTGGCGAAGTACAAGAGCGATCTCGATGCTTGGTACGATCGCGTACTGCGATAG
- the rsfS gene encoding ribosome silencing factor, with the protein MIDIAREAALDKKGEDFVAIDVSGRTIIADTFALVTGRSKIQTRAIADAISEAVEAAGHKVARTEGYADGTWILIDLGEVIVHVFTPEQRAFYNLERLWSEVEKRQAQGSS; encoded by the coding sequence TTGATCGACATCGCGCGCGAAGCGGCGCTCGATAAAAAAGGCGAGGACTTCGTAGCGATCGACGTAAGCGGACGCACGATTATCGCCGATACCTTCGCGCTCGTCACCGGGCGCTCGAAAATTCAGACCCGTGCCATCGCCGACGCCATCTCCGAAGCGGTAGAAGCAGCCGGGCACAAAGTCGCTCGAACCGAAGGGTACGCGGACGGCACCTGGATCCTGATCGACCTCGGAGAGGTGATCGTCCACGTCTTCACGCCCGAGCAGCGCGCGTTCTACAACCTCGAACGGCTCTGGTCGGAAGTCGAGAAGCGCCAGGCGCAGGGATCATCATGA
- the tsaE gene encoding tRNA (adenosine(37)-N6)-threonylcarbamoyltransferase complex ATPase subunit type 1 TsaE, with amino-acid sequence MPDTFAAPFHATFPTESAFVAFAQRFAARLRAGDTVALSGPLGAGKTTFVRAVVRALHGDDPTSSPTFTFWHRYLPPAGPLSQAPAIDHLDLYRIEDPAELAELGLEDAFSGDSIVLVEWWSRAPQLMPNGRYDVAIEGAGPGPRTVSVEYRP; translated from the coding sequence ATGCCCGATACCTTCGCCGCGCCCTTCCACGCCACTTTCCCAACCGAATCCGCATTCGTCGCCTTCGCGCAGCGTTTCGCGGCACGTTTGCGCGCGGGCGATACCGTCGCCCTAAGCGGCCCGCTCGGCGCGGGAAAGACCACCTTCGTGCGCGCCGTGGTGCGCGCGCTCCATGGCGACGACCCCACATCGAGCCCGACCTTCACGTTCTGGCATCGCTACCTTCCCCCGGCCGGGCCGCTTTCGCAAGCCCCCGCCATCGACCATTTGGATCTCTACCGCATCGAAGACCCGGCGGAACTCGCCGAGCTCGGGCTCGAGGACGCCTTCTCCGGCGATTCGATCGTGCTGGTGGAGTGGTGGAGCCGGGCCCCGCAGCTGATGCCCAACGGCCGCTACGACGTGGCCATCGAGGGGGCCGGCCCGGGCCCGCGGACGGTCAGCGTGGAGTACCGCCCGTGA
- the rimI gene encoding ribosomal protein S18-alanine N-acetyltransferase translates to MEIAPMTLADIGAVMEIERASFSTTWPADAFYNELHTNKLAYYFVGRVAGRIVAYGGIWVIFEDSHVTTIAVDPVYRGRKLGEAMLLYLLDRAIEGGAAWMTLEVRESNVAAQQLYRKYGFTTVTTRKGYYSDNNENALVMWAGNLKGEFFRSRLRALRSRFEQR, encoded by the coding sequence ATGGAGATCGCGCCGATGACGCTGGCCGATATCGGCGCGGTGATGGAGATCGAGCGCGCCTCGTTCAGCACCACGTGGCCGGCCGACGCGTTCTATAACGAACTCCACACCAACAAGCTCGCGTATTATTTCGTCGGGCGCGTCGCCGGCCGAATCGTCGCATACGGCGGCATCTGGGTGATCTTCGAGGATTCGCACGTCACGACGATTGCGGTCGATCCGGTCTATCGCGGCCGTAAACTCGGTGAAGCGATGCTGTTGTACTTACTCGATCGCGCGATCGAGGGTGGCGCCGCGTGGATGACGCTGGAGGTTCGCGAGAGCAACGTCGCAGCCCAGCAGCTCTATAGGAAATACGGCTTTACGACCGTCACGACGCGCAAGGGCTATTACAGCGACAATAACGAGAACGCGCTGGTTATGTGGGCCGGCAATCTCAAAGGCGAGTTTTTCCGGAGCCGCCTCCGCGCGCTCCGATCGCGTTTCGAACAGCGGTAG
- the tsaB gene encoding tRNA (adenosine(37)-N6)-threonylcarbamoyltransferase complex dimerization subunit type 1 TsaB, with amino-acid sequence MRVLGIDGALGAFSAAVTEDGRVLASASASGMVALESGLGLIRTVLDTAGVDGAALDRIAVGSGPGGFTGLRIALSYAKSLALGWQLPLAAISSYDLLEYLVPAGPLLTVVVGRKGVISARYRSGNGELRASGWVAEVLNAVLPAALDESLRVVGAPEDVLGSLAERGYIVESLSPAASNAAIAVALLGERAQPARSPHAVRADYGERPAVTMPHPVVRA; translated from the coding sequence GTGAGAGTGCTCGGCATCGACGGAGCGCTAGGGGCCTTTTCGGCCGCCGTCACCGAGGACGGCAGGGTGCTCGCATCGGCGTCCGCTTCGGGGATGGTCGCGCTGGAATCCGGGTTGGGCCTCATCCGTACCGTCCTGGATACGGCTGGCGTCGATGGGGCGGCCCTCGACCGGATCGCCGTCGGGAGCGGCCCCGGCGGGTTCACCGGCCTGCGTATCGCGCTGAGCTACGCAAAATCGCTGGCGCTGGGCTGGCAGCTGCCGCTAGCCGCGATCTCTTCGTACGATCTGCTCGAATATCTCGTCCCCGCCGGGCCGCTGCTCACCGTCGTCGTGGGCCGCAAAGGCGTTATCTCGGCCCGCTACCGCTCCGGGAACGGCGAGCTTCGCGCCTCCGGCTGGGTGGCCGAAGTGCTGAACGCCGTGCTCCCGGCGGCCCTCGACGAATCGTTGCGCGTGGTGGGCGCCCCGGAGGACGTGCTTGGCTCCCTCGCCGAACGCGGCTATATCGTGGAATCGCTCTCTCCCGCGGCCTCCAACGCCGCCATAGCCGTCGCTCTTCTCGGCGAGCGCGCGCAGCCCGCGCGCAGCCCGCACGCGGTGCGTGCGGATTACGGCGAACGGCCGGCCGTTACCATGCCGCATCCGGTGGTTCGCGCGTGA
- a CDS encoding TPM domain-containing protein — MKRFAAAFVLATAALAWALPASARDFVQDQAQMFSPATVAALNQRIGNFNAQTGKEILVVTVPALNGADISTAASAAAQQQGLNGVIVYIAKNDRRDIILPGRAEVQAGWFTRDTVASIRQAMEAQFKAENFDGGITTAVGNILGIYRSHLSSLQRGGATNAVAANAGASSGGGVHIGMFWWIVIIGLGFLIVRSIMRARSAPRYYPPVQGTPGQPGAPGTPMPGAPMAPGGYPMGGGYGMGGFGGGGSFWSGLLGGLGGAWLGNEMFGNRGGFGGGMMQGGPPDAGGGWGANGGDAGGWGNDAGQTDMSGGSAGDFGGGGFGDFGGGGGFGGGDSGGGGW, encoded by the coding sequence ATGAAACGCTTTGCAGCGGCCTTCGTGCTTGCCACGGCAGCCCTGGCTTGGGCCCTTCCCGCGAGCGCGCGCGACTTCGTTCAAGACCAAGCCCAAATGTTTTCGCCCGCAACCGTTGCGGCGCTGAACCAGCGCATCGGCAACTTCAACGCGCAGACCGGTAAAGAAATATTGGTCGTCACGGTGCCGGCCCTCAACGGAGCGGACATCTCCACGGCCGCGAGTGCGGCCGCGCAGCAACAAGGGCTCAACGGCGTCATCGTCTACATCGCGAAGAACGACCGGCGCGACATCATTCTTCCCGGACGCGCGGAAGTACAAGCCGGTTGGTTCACGCGCGATACCGTTGCGTCGATTCGTCAGGCGATGGAAGCGCAGTTCAAGGCTGAAAATTTCGACGGCGGTATCACTACCGCGGTCGGCAACATCTTAGGGATCTATCGCTCGCATTTAAGTAGCTTACAACGCGGCGGCGCAACGAATGCGGTTGCCGCAAACGCCGGAGCAAGTTCCGGCGGGGGAGTACACATCGGCATGTTCTGGTGGATCGTCATCATAGGGCTCGGGTTCCTCATCGTTCGCTCGATTATGCGGGCCCGTTCCGCGCCGCGGTACTATCCGCCGGTGCAAGGCACGCCCGGCCAGCCGGGTGCGCCCGGAACGCCGATGCCCGGAGCGCCGATGGCGCCGGGCGGATACCCGATGGGCGGCGGATACGGCATGGGTGGGTTCGGCGGCGGCGGTAGCTTCTGGAGCGGATTGCTCGGCGGACTCGGCGGTGCGTGGCTCGGTAACGAAATGTTCGGCAATCGCGGCGGCTTCGGCGGCGGCATGATGCAGGGCGGCCCGCCCGACGCCGGCGGCGGCTGGGGCGCAAACGGCGGCGATGCCGGCGGCTGGGGTAACGACGCCGGGCAAACCGATATGAGCGGCGGCAGCGCCGGCGATTTCGGCGGCGGCGGCTTCGGAGATTTCGGCGGGGGCGGCGGCTTCGGCGGCGGGGATTCCGGCGGGGGCGGCTGGTAA